In the genome of Nitrospira japonica, one region contains:
- a CDS encoding cupredoxin domain-containing protein, protein MAAGRFLPLVCGTALLCCAACDGPSETVSVTTEDYRFVPNVLRVKAGSPFILALYNAGREDHEFVSPVLAYGTEKSGETMTLDTAAPGLLKPGRSLRFQVSAPPGTYLYSCRRKGHANMTGTLIIE, encoded by the coding sequence ATGGCGGCGGGTCGCTTTTTGCCACTGGTCTGCGGAACAGCGCTTCTCTGCTGTGCAGCCTGCGATGGTCCGTCGGAGACCGTTTCGGTGACCACGGAAGATTACCGGTTTGTGCCGAACGTCCTGCGGGTGAAAGCCGGATCGCCTTTTATACTCGCGCTCTATAATGCCGGTCGGGAGGACCACGAATTCGTCAGTCCGGTCCTGGCATACGGCACCGAAAAATCCGGAGAGACGATGACGCTCGACACGGCTGCGCCGGGCCTTCTCAAGCCGGGACGTTCGCTCCGTTTCCAGGTTTCGGCGCCGCCGGGGACATATCTCTATTCCTGCCGGCGCAAAGGCCATGCGAACATGACGGGAACCTTGATCATCGAATAG
- a CDS encoding thioredoxin family protein, whose translation MAVESIMLPLGTPAPDFRLQDVASGRWWTLESFEGKDALLIMFICRHCPYVQHVERELARIGHDYRDRSLGILAVSSNDSNRYPDDAPPRLREMADRLGFTFPFCFDETQDTAKAYKAVCTPDFCLFDRDRRLSYRGQLDDSRPGNGRQVDGGDLRAAIEAVLSGRPVAGSQKPSIGCSIKWKPGNEPTGYA comes from the coding sequence ATGGCCGTCGAATCAATCATGCTGCCGCTGGGAACGCCTGCTCCCGACTTCCGGCTCCAGGACGTCGCCTCCGGACGGTGGTGGACACTGGAATCGTTTGAGGGAAAGGATGCGCTATTGATCATGTTCATCTGCCGCCATTGTCCCTACGTCCAACATGTGGAAAGAGAGTTGGCGCGTATCGGCCACGACTACCGGGACCGCAGTCTCGGCATCCTCGCTGTCAGCAGCAACGATTCCAATCGATATCCGGACGACGCTCCCCCGCGTCTCAGGGAAATGGCCGATCGGTTGGGGTTCACGTTTCCCTTCTGTTTCGACGAGACTCAGGACACGGCCAAAGCGTACAAAGCCGTCTGCACCCCGGATTTTTGTCTGTTCGATCGCGACCGCAGACTGAGCTATCGAGGACAGCTTGACGATAGCCGGCCTGGTAACGGCAGGCAGGTGGACGGAGGGGATCTTCGCGCGGCAATCGAAGCAGTCTTGTCGGGACGACCGGTTGCGGGCTCTCAAAAGCCCAGCATCGGTTGCAGCATCAAGTGGAAACCGGGCAATGAGCCGACGGGCTATGCGTGA
- the hrpB gene encoding ATP-dependent helicase HrpB, with the protein MTRLPIEDVLPALRDTLASGVNALLTASPGAGKTTGVPPSLLAAPWLTGKKLLLMEPRRLAARAAAHRMALSLGQAVGHTIGYRTRLDTKVGPMTRIEVVTEGIVSRLLLQDPSLADYGIVIFDEFHERSLQADAGLALCLEAQRLFRPDLRLLVMSATLECGPISELLGNAPVLVCESRLFPVDTRYLDLPLTGRLETTVVQTIRRSLSQDRGSLLVFLPGMAEIRRVERLLQDSHLDASIRITPLHGDLPQAAQDEAIAPSEPGTRKVVLATSIAETSLTIDGVRVVIDAGLSRVPRFDPRTGLTGLDTVRVTQDSADQRRGRAGRLEPGVCYRLWSEREQGTLAARRPPEVLDADLAPLILELAEWGVNDASELRWLTDPPRAAVAQARDLLMRLEALNTAGSITTHGRNMAGLAMHPRLAHMLIKADPLGLSDLACDIAALLGERDIVRAPAGRRQADLRLRLDILWGHDRSIGETTVDQAACRRVRHTADLYRRRYPKTTMRPHGTPRDPGSAGLLLALAYPDRIAQRQPHEGEARYLLANGRGALFPNPDPLASDLYLVVAGLDAGTQWARIDLAAPVTQSGIEMLFAGRIEEMEDVDWDERTGSVRAVRRRRFGALALSEHALSNPNPSLIARALSVGLRRAGLSTLAWTPELRQWQARVRFLKAVDGPDSHWPNLSDDALLKTMDEWLEPFLAGITTLERVKRMDLAPVLQARLSRDQQQQLDRRAPTHLMVPSGSRLRVDYDQPEGPVLAVRLQEMFGCTDTPKVADGKIPVLLHLLSPAKRPVQVTKDLAGFWANTYRDVRKDLRGRYPKHHWPDNPLIAAPTAKAKPRGQ; encoded by the coding sequence ATGACTCGACTCCCAATAGAAGACGTCCTGCCTGCGCTGCGCGATACCCTCGCGTCCGGCGTCAACGCGCTGTTGACTGCCTCCCCCGGGGCCGGGAAAACGACGGGGGTCCCGCCGTCCCTGCTCGCGGCGCCGTGGTTGACCGGCAAAAAGCTGCTGCTGATGGAGCCCCGCCGGCTCGCCGCCCGTGCCGCAGCCCATCGCATGGCCCTATCGCTGGGACAAGCGGTCGGCCATACCATCGGCTATCGCACACGCCTCGACACCAAGGTCGGTCCAATGACCCGTATCGAAGTCGTCACGGAAGGCATCGTATCCAGGCTGCTCTTACAGGACCCGTCGCTCGCCGACTACGGAATCGTCATTTTCGACGAGTTTCATGAACGGAGCCTGCAGGCCGATGCCGGCCTGGCCCTCTGTCTGGAAGCGCAGCGGCTCTTCCGTCCCGATCTCAGACTGTTAGTCATGTCGGCCACGCTGGAATGCGGACCGATCAGCGAGTTGCTCGGCAACGCACCGGTTTTGGTCTGTGAAAGCCGGCTCTTTCCGGTGGACACCCGCTATCTTGATCTGCCGCTCACCGGCCGGCTCGAGACCACCGTCGTCCAGACGATCCGCCGCTCACTCTCACAGGACCGAGGCAGCCTCCTTGTCTTCCTTCCCGGCATGGCCGAGATTCGACGGGTCGAGCGTTTGTTGCAGGACTCGCATCTCGATGCGAGCATCCGCATCACTCCACTGCACGGCGATTTGCCGCAGGCGGCACAGGATGAAGCCATCGCTCCGTCGGAGCCGGGCACGAGGAAAGTCGTACTCGCCACCTCCATCGCGGAGACCAGCCTGACGATCGACGGCGTGCGCGTGGTGATCGACGCCGGTTTGTCTCGTGTCCCCCGCTTCGATCCGCGCACGGGGTTGACCGGACTCGATACGGTGCGGGTGACACAGGACTCGGCGGATCAACGCCGGGGCCGGGCAGGCAGGCTCGAGCCGGGCGTCTGCTATCGCCTCTGGTCCGAAAGGGAACAAGGAACGCTGGCCGCGCGAAGGCCGCCGGAGGTCCTTGACGCGGACCTCGCGCCGTTGATTCTGGAATTGGCCGAATGGGGTGTGAACGATGCATCCGAGTTGCGCTGGCTGACGGACCCGCCTCGGGCAGCCGTCGCTCAAGCCAGGGACCTTCTAATGCGCCTGGAAGCTCTGAATACGGCAGGGTCCATCACCACCCACGGCCGGAACATGGCCGGACTGGCGATGCATCCACGCCTCGCTCACATGCTGATCAAGGCCGATCCGCTTGGGCTGAGCGATTTGGCCTGCGACATCGCCGCCTTGCTGGGTGAGCGCGACATCGTGCGGGCACCGGCCGGCAGACGCCAAGCGGACCTGCGACTCCGACTCGATATCCTGTGGGGTCATGACAGATCGATCGGTGAAACGACGGTCGATCAGGCCGCGTGCCGACGGGTCAGACATACGGCCGACCTCTACCGGCGCCGCTATCCCAAGACCACGATGAGACCTCACGGCACCCCTCGTGACCCTGGCTCCGCCGGCCTGTTGCTCGCGCTCGCCTATCCGGACCGGATCGCCCAACGGCAACCGCACGAAGGCGAAGCGCGCTATCTGCTTGCCAACGGCCGCGGCGCATTGTTCCCGAATCCCGATCCGCTGGCCTCCGACCTTTATCTCGTGGTCGCCGGACTCGACGCCGGCACGCAGTGGGCAAGAATTGATCTGGCCGCTCCCGTGACGCAGAGCGGCATCGAAATGCTCTTCGCCGGCCGGATCGAAGAGATGGAAGACGTGGATTGGGATGAACGGACCGGAAGCGTCCGCGCCGTCAGGCGGCGCAGGTTCGGGGCGTTGGCGCTCTCGGAACACGCTTTATCGAATCCCAACCCGTCCCTGATCGCCCGCGCGCTGTCTGTGGGCCTTCGCCGGGCCGGGCTGTCGACGCTGGCGTGGACGCCGGAGTTGCGGCAGTGGCAGGCTCGAGTTCGGTTTCTCAAGGCGGTGGACGGCCCGGATTCTCACTGGCCGAATCTTTCAGACGACGCCTTGCTCAAGACCATGGACGAATGGCTCGAACCGTTTCTGGCGGGAATCACGACATTGGAGCGGGTCAAGCGGATGGATCTCGCTCCGGTGTTGCAGGCCAGACTCAGCCGGGATCAACAACAGCAATTAGACCGGCGCGCCCCCACGCACCTGATGGTTCCCAGCGGATCGAGGCTGCGTGTTGACTATGACCAGCCCGAGGGACCGGTGCTGGCGGTACGGCTGCAAGAAATGTTCGGCTGCACCGATACGCCGAAAGTCGCGGATGGGAAAATTCCCGTTCTGTTGCATCTGCTTTCGCCGGCCAAGCGACCGGTCCAGGTCACAAAAGACCTCGCCGGATTCTGGGCCAACACCTATCGGGACGTGCGCAAGGACCTGCGTGGCCGCTACCCAAAGCACCACTGGCCTGACAATCCGCTCATTGCCGCTCCGACCGCCAAAGCGAAGCCCCGAGGCCAATGA
- a CDS encoding inorganic pyrophosphatase, producing the protein MKRVGGDPIQRLMSLMFKAHPWHGVSIGERAPEVVTAYIEIVPTDTVKYEVDKDSGFLKVDRPQRFSNFCPVYYGLVPQTYCSDKVAGLFSKRARRKGMVGDRDPLDICVLTEKTIPHSDILLTAIPIGGFSLADGGEADDKIIAVMKEDAAYGSFKDIGDVPVALIDRLQHYFLTYKQAPGSVQHKVEITSVYDRDEALKVIRASHADYRAKFPELESLWPTGMAG; encoded by the coding sequence ATGAAGCGTGTGGGAGGAGATCCGATACAACGGCTGATGAGTCTGATGTTCAAGGCGCATCCCTGGCACGGGGTTTCTATCGGGGAGCGGGCGCCGGAGGTCGTGACCGCCTATATTGAAATCGTGCCGACGGACACGGTGAAGTATGAGGTGGATAAGGACAGCGGATTCCTGAAAGTCGACCGTCCGCAGCGGTTCTCCAACTTCTGTCCCGTCTATTACGGGCTCGTTCCCCAAACCTACTGCAGCGACAAGGTCGCCGGCCTCTTCTCGAAGCGGGCGCGGAGGAAAGGCATGGTCGGAGACCGGGACCCGCTCGATATTTGCGTGCTGACGGAGAAGACGATCCCCCATAGCGACATTCTGTTGACGGCGATTCCCATCGGAGGATTCAGCCTTGCGGACGGCGGAGAGGCCGATGACAAAATCATCGCCGTCATGAAGGAGGACGCCGCCTACGGGAGCTTCAAGGATATCGGGGATGTGCCGGTGGCATTGATCGATCGTCTGCAGCACTATTTTCTCACCTACAAGCAAGCCCCCGGGTCTGTGCAGCATAAGGTGGAAATCACCAGCGTCTATGACCGGGATGAAGCGCTTAAAGTCATTCGGGCGAGTCATGCCGACTATCGCGCGAAGTTTCCCGAGCTGGAGTCGCTCTGGCCGACCGGGATGGCCGGGTGA
- a CDS encoding DEAD/DEAH box helicase — protein MKIDQTHPPAAHTATGFSPGFAALGLEASLLASLETLGYEEPTPIQREAIPPLLAGRDLLGQAATGTGKTAAFTLPVLQRIAHGGGPRPAALVLVPTRELAIQVGQAVQRYGRELRTTVLPVYGGQAIGAQLHALRRGVDVVVATPGRMLDHLRRQPQLLANVRVVVLDEADEMLDMGFADDLEAIFGHLPETKQTALFSATMPPRIKAIAHRHLRNPVEIAIAKEPVKPGSAPRVQQTAYVVARPHRNAALARVLDVTGPTSALVFCRTRLEVDEVTSMLNARGYRAEAIHGGMSQVQRDRVMQAFRAGQTELLVATDVAARGLDIPHVSHVVNVDLPSSAEVYVHRIGRTGRAGREGAAITILDPREQRLLRSIEQHTKGQVVVLPIPTAAALRAKRMERAKTAVLEVLKAGDLDQFHTVVEDLAAASDPAKVAAAALRLVFRAQGGERPEQDIPAPVLPNARMRDREGRPGGRGHHEPQHGAEPRRGPRAGHPVRQPGLSRVYIGAGREVGIRPGDLVGAIANEAKVNAKVIGAIEIEDRFSIVDVPESIVRDVVEALNRTRIKGRKVSVRLFRE, from the coding sequence ATGAAGATTGACCAAACCCATCCTCCCGCAGCCCATACGGCCACGGGGTTTTCACCGGGCTTCGCCGCGCTCGGCCTCGAAGCCTCCCTGCTAGCCTCCCTCGAAACCTTGGGGTACGAAGAGCCCACGCCCATTCAGCGCGAGGCGATTCCTCCATTGCTCGCGGGACGTGATCTCCTCGGACAGGCTGCGACCGGAACGGGTAAGACGGCTGCGTTCACGCTGCCGGTCTTGCAACGAATCGCCCACGGCGGCGGGCCTCGCCCTGCCGCGCTGGTGCTCGTGCCGACACGGGAATTGGCCATTCAGGTCGGCCAGGCCGTGCAGCGTTACGGTCGCGAGCTGCGCACGACGGTCTTGCCGGTGTACGGAGGGCAGGCCATCGGGGCACAGCTTCACGCGCTCAGGCGCGGCGTCGATGTCGTGGTGGCCACTCCGGGACGGATGCTCGATCACCTTCGCCGGCAGCCGCAATTATTGGCGAATGTGCGGGTCGTGGTCCTGGACGAAGCGGACGAGATGCTCGACATGGGTTTTGCCGACGACCTTGAGGCCATCTTCGGACATCTTCCTGAGACCAAGCAGACGGCGCTATTTTCGGCGACCATGCCTCCACGTATCAAGGCGATCGCACACCGGCATCTTCGGAATCCCGTCGAAATTGCGATCGCCAAAGAGCCGGTCAAGCCGGGGAGCGCTCCCCGCGTTCAACAGACGGCCTATGTCGTGGCCAGGCCGCACCGGAATGCGGCGCTTGCGCGGGTGCTGGATGTCACGGGGCCGACCTCAGCCCTGGTGTTCTGCCGCACCAGGCTCGAAGTCGACGAAGTCACGTCGATGTTGAACGCACGTGGCTATCGGGCGGAGGCGATTCACGGCGGAATGAGTCAGGTCCAACGCGACCGGGTGATGCAGGCGTTCCGGGCTGGTCAAACGGAGCTGCTGGTCGCGACCGATGTCGCTGCGCGCGGTTTGGATATCCCGCACGTCTCTCACGTCGTCAACGTCGATCTGCCGTCGTCCGCGGAAGTGTACGTCCACCGCATTGGCCGGACCGGTCGCGCCGGACGTGAAGGCGCGGCCATCACGATCCTGGATCCTCGCGAGCAACGGCTCTTGCGGAGCATCGAGCAGCATACGAAAGGTCAGGTCGTCGTCCTGCCGATTCCGACCGCCGCCGCGCTCCGCGCGAAACGAATGGAACGGGCCAAGACCGCCGTCCTCGAAGTTCTGAAGGCGGGAGATTTGGACCAGTTCCATACCGTCGTCGAGGACCTGGCTGCGGCAAGCGATCCGGCGAAAGTCGCGGCCGCCGCCTTGCGATTGGTGTTCAGGGCGCAGGGTGGCGAGCGGCCGGAACAGGACATTCCCGCTCCGGTGCTTCCGAATGCGAGAATGCGAGATCGGGAAGGGCGTCCCGGCGGTCGAGGGCATCACGAGCCGCAACACGGAGCCGAGCCTCGCCGAGGTCCGAGAGCCGGTCATCCGGTCCGACAGCCGGGTCTGTCCCGGGTATACATTGGAGCCGGCCGTGAGGTTGGGATCAGACCGGGAGACTTGGTCGGCGCGATCGCCAATGAAGCGAAGGTGAATGCCAAGGTCATCGGCGCGATCGAGATCGAGGACCGCTTTTCAATCGTGGACGTGCCCGAATCGATCGTGCGGGACGTGGTGGAGGCGTTGAACCGAACCCGAATCAAAGGGCGCAAGGTGTCGGTTCGGTTGTTTCGGGAGTGA
- a CDS encoding response regulator transcription factor — MEQKILIIDDHLETWQILSAIVRSQGFRPVWAADGVNAMSEARKQRPQVVLLDLGLPGGDGFVVLERLKANKLLSDIPVIVVTALEAKTTESKALEHGAAAFLQKPVKPDELVATIHAVVKRN; from the coding sequence GTGGAACAGAAGATTCTGATTATCGACGACCATCTCGAGACGTGGCAAATCCTCAGCGCGATCGTGCGCTCCCAGGGGTTCCGTCCGGTTTGGGCTGCGGACGGGGTCAATGCGATGAGCGAGGCCCGCAAGCAGCGCCCGCAGGTGGTCCTTCTGGACTTGGGTTTGCCCGGCGGGGACGGGTTCGTAGTCTTGGAGCGCCTCAAGGCCAACAAACTTCTCTCGGACATCCCCGTCATCGTGGTGACGGCGCTGGAGGCGAAGACGACGGAGAGCAAGGCCCTCGAGCACGGGGCGGCTGCCTTTCTGCAGAAGCCGGTGAAACCGGACGAATTGGTTGCCACGATCCACGCGGTCGTCAAGAGGAACTGA
- a CDS encoding PilZ domain-containing protein, giving the protein MAGFGLRKHQRFKDSVPVQFRGKGVVGEGRLKDLSLTGASISGDVHVSTGMTLGLQLFFPGDREPLLIDRAIVQWVKGVEFGVELAANPQIAERLTTLISEKVKKRHGPSKS; this is encoded by the coding sequence GTGGCGGGTTTCGGATTGCGAAAGCATCAACGGTTCAAAGACTCGGTGCCGGTGCAGTTCCGAGGCAAAGGCGTGGTGGGAGAAGGCCGATTGAAGGACCTGTCGCTGACCGGCGCCTCCATTTCAGGCGACGTGCATGTGTCGACCGGCATGACGCTCGGCCTGCAGCTGTTTTTTCCCGGCGACCGTGAGCCGTTGCTGATCGATCGGGCCATCGTGCAGTGGGTCAAGGGCGTGGAATTCGGCGTCGAACTAGCGGCGAACCCGCAGATTGCGGAACGTCTCACCACACTCATCTCCGAAAAGGTCAAGAAAAGGCACGGGCCATCCAAGAGCTAA
- the zwf gene encoding glucose-6-phosphate dehydrogenase produces the protein MMAEKSVEPHIFVILGATGDLTRRKLMPALFHLRTLGELHKQNTLIVGAATPEMSEEAFRLWVYEGLRNSGAPDSPDLRRWCDDHLHYLTVHGGALEDYEALAVLLTRLEGTGRKPANRIFYLALPPTIVPFTVERLDQTGLLKSDGWVRVVFEKPFGHDYASARALNALLHRHLDESQIYRIDHYLGKETVQNLLAFRFANPIFETLWNRDMVESVQITVAEDLGVEHRGSYYQEAGALRDMVQNHLTQLMTVVAMEVPVSFDAAAIQTEKLKVLQSIDPIDPRDVAFGQYTAWSVADRVIPGYRQEQGVSPDSMTETFVAMKMDVHNWRWRGVPFYLRTGKRLPRKLTQVAVTFRPAPFQVFRSLEPESLDPNRLLITLQPNEGFALCFSVKTPARPLSFTSQSLQFDYGRAFGGELPDAYETLLRDVMIGDQTLFVSADFTETAWRLYDPLLAGRHDVHFYTAGSWGPKEADAVVERNGHRWQLGW, from the coding sequence ATGATGGCGGAAAAGTCGGTCGAACCGCATATCTTTGTGATTCTCGGGGCGACCGGAGACCTGACCCGCCGGAAATTGATGCCAGCCTTGTTTCATCTGCGTACGTTGGGAGAATTGCACAAGCAGAATACGCTCATCGTCGGCGCCGCCACGCCGGAGATGAGCGAGGAAGCCTTTCGCCTGTGGGTCTACGAAGGTCTCCGGAACTCCGGCGCGCCCGACTCACCGGATCTGCGACGATGGTGCGACGACCATCTGCACTATCTGACCGTGCACGGAGGCGCGCTGGAGGACTATGAGGCCTTGGCGGTTCTGCTGACCAGGCTGGAAGGCACGGGCCGCAAGCCGGCGAACCGGATCTTTTACCTGGCGCTACCACCCACGATCGTACCGTTCACCGTCGAACGGTTGGATCAGACGGGCCTGCTCAAAAGCGACGGGTGGGTGCGCGTCGTGTTCGAAAAACCCTTCGGTCACGATTATGCTTCGGCGCGAGCTCTGAACGCGCTGCTGCATCGCCATTTGGACGAATCGCAAATTTACCGGATCGACCACTATCTCGGGAAAGAAACCGTTCAAAACCTGCTGGCCTTTCGATTCGCCAATCCGATCTTCGAAACGCTGTGGAATCGTGACATGGTCGAAAGCGTGCAGATCACGGTTGCCGAAGACCTCGGGGTCGAGCACCGCGGGAGTTACTATCAGGAGGCCGGAGCCCTGCGCGACATGGTGCAAAATCACCTGACGCAGCTGATGACCGTCGTGGCGATGGAGGTACCGGTCTCGTTCGATGCGGCCGCGATTCAAACCGAAAAGCTGAAAGTCCTCCAGTCCATCGATCCGATCGATCCGCGGGACGTCGCGTTCGGCCAATACACCGCCTGGAGCGTGGCGGACCGCGTGATTCCCGGTTATCGGCAGGAACAAGGCGTGTCGCCGGACTCGATGACGGAAACGTTCGTGGCGATGAAAATGGACGTCCATAACTGGCGATGGCGGGGTGTGCCGTTTTATCTACGGACTGGCAAGCGGCTGCCACGCAAGCTCACGCAAGTGGCCGTCACCTTCCGTCCCGCACCTTTTCAGGTCTTCCGTTCGCTCGAGCCTGAAAGCCTGGATCCCAACCGGCTGCTGATCACGCTGCAGCCCAACGAGGGATTCGCCTTGTGCTTCTCGGTGAAGACGCCGGCCAGGCCGCTGAGTTTCACGTCCCAGTCCCTGCAATTCGACTATGGCAGGGCGTTCGGGGGCGAATTGCCGGACGCCTATGAAACGCTGCTCCGCGACGTGATGATCGGCGATCAGACCCTGTTCGTGAGCGCGGATTTCACGGAAACCGCCTGGCGGCTGTATGACCCGTTGCTGGCCGGTCGACACGACGTGCATTTCTATACCGCCGGCTCCTGGGGGCCGAAGGAGGCCGATGCGGTCGTGGAGCGCAACGGACATCGCTGGCAGCTGGGGTGGTAG
- a CDS encoding MFS transporter, translating into MPAEPAPLSTNIPQRLDRLPWSRWHWLVVTALGVTWLLDGLEVSIVASLGPMLMSATTLYLTESQVGLTASAYLFGSVLGALLFAYLTDRQGRKKWFMITLTLYLGATVLTALSWNLPSFMVFRFLTGAAIGGEYAAINSAIDELIPAARRGHTDLAINGSWWLGSAGGALLTLVFLDPALFPEYLGWRLCFLFGGVIGVGVALVRRMIPESPRWLMTHGRVPEAESVVSGIEKQVAQERGPLADPQGTLTVHPRPHATPATVARELFGTYPKRTTLGIALMVTQSFMYNAVSFTYPLLLTKHYAVPANRVGWYVLPFALGNFLGPLLLGRFFDTIGRKPMITMTYAVAGVLLALTGYWFEQGAFTLSTHMLVWSLIFFFASAGASAAYLTVSEIFPMEIRAMAIAFFFMIAQGAGVLAPWMYGKMIESSVTSVYYGYLLGAGMMLAGAAAELWLGVAAEGRPLEELAAPLSSRTTME; encoded by the coding sequence ATGCCGGCCGAACCAGCCCCCCTCTCCACTAACATTCCGCAGCGGCTGGATCGTCTGCCGTGGTCGCGCTGGCATTGGCTGGTGGTCACCGCGCTGGGCGTGACCTGGCTTCTCGACGGGCTGGAAGTCTCGATCGTCGCCTCGCTCGGGCCGATGTTGATGAGCGCGACGACGTTATACCTCACTGAATCCCAAGTCGGATTGACGGCCTCCGCCTATCTGTTCGGATCCGTGCTCGGGGCGCTTCTCTTCGCCTATCTCACGGACCGACAAGGGCGAAAAAAATGGTTCATGATTACGCTGACGCTGTATCTGGGCGCCACCGTGCTGACCGCCTTGTCCTGGAACCTGCCGAGCTTCATGGTGTTTCGCTTTCTGACCGGCGCCGCCATCGGGGGCGAGTATGCGGCGATCAATTCGGCCATCGACGAGCTGATTCCGGCGGCACGCCGGGGCCATACGGACCTGGCGATCAATGGCAGTTGGTGGCTGGGATCGGCCGGAGGCGCGCTCTTGACCCTCGTTTTCCTGGATCCCGCCCTGTTTCCTGAATATTTGGGCTGGCGTCTCTGCTTTCTCTTCGGCGGCGTGATCGGGGTGGGGGTGGCGCTGGTCCGCCGGATGATTCCAGAAAGCCCCCGTTGGCTGATGACTCACGGACGGGTGCCGGAAGCCGAGTCGGTCGTCTCCGGCATCGAGAAACAGGTGGCGCAGGAGCGGGGACCGCTGGCGGATCCTCAGGGAACGCTCACCGTGCATCCGAGGCCTCACGCCACTCCGGCGACCGTGGCGCGGGAACTCTTCGGGACCTATCCCAAACGCACGACGCTCGGGATCGCCCTGATGGTGACGCAATCCTTCATGTACAACGCGGTCTCGTTCACCTATCCGCTCCTTCTCACAAAGCACTATGCCGTGCCGGCCAACCGGGTCGGCTGGTATGTGCTGCCCTTCGCGCTCGGTAATTTCCTGGGGCCTCTCTTGCTCGGGCGGTTTTTCGACACGATCGGCCGAAAACCCATGATCACCATGACGTATGCAGTGGCCGGTGTGCTCCTGGCGTTGACCGGGTATTGGTTTGAACAGGGAGCGTTCACGCTGTCGACGCACATGCTGGTCTGGTCGTTGATCTTTTTCTTTGCGTCGGCGGGCGCCAGCGCTGCCTACTTGACGGTCAGTGAGATCTTTCCGATGGAGATCCGCGCCATGGCGATCGCCTTTTTCTTCATGATCGCCCAGGGGGCCGGCGTACTGGCGCCATGGATGTACGGCAAAATGATCGAATCCTCGGTCACCAGTGTCTATTACGGTTACCTATTGGGAGCAGGCATGATGCTCGCGGGTGCGGCGGCAGAATTGTGGTTGGGAGTAGCGGCCGAAGGGCGCCCGCTGGAAGAGCTTGCCGCTCCGTTGTCGTCCAGAACCACGATGGAGTAA
- a CDS encoding CBS domain-containing protein — protein sequence MAVRTMSRKPRISIDRGIERMRKQLADLAQHVKKRTPSRPLEEFDLETVHLIADSLGETSPLVDAYEYAQLGEAAGLVNMTEEAPESVGLDSERQSLMQRGRVLESCISEMEARRAAVPKKQSGRQILTGPQVAEHMSAELRSIPQSATLREAGQLMQKWKTGSLLVTNSRTYVGFITDSALARDVVANGLDPTKTSVQTCARTPIVAIRGDRPLIEAVRLMKEQATRHLAVAQDGEIIGVISVSNILRYYSGVV from the coding sequence ATGGCCGTCCGCACCATGTCCAGAAAACCCCGCATTTCAATCGATCGCGGCATTGAACGCATGCGAAAGCAATTGGCGGATCTTGCACAACATGTGAAGAAAAGAACGCCGAGCCGGCCCTTGGAGGAATTTGATCTGGAAACCGTTCATCTCATTGCCGATTCACTCGGAGAAACCTCTCCATTGGTGGACGCGTATGAGTATGCACAGTTGGGTGAGGCCGCGGGGCTTGTGAACATGACAGAAGAAGCTCCGGAAAGCGTCGGTCTGGATAGCGAAAGACAAAGTCTTATGCAGCGCGGCAGAGTGCTGGAAAGTTGCATATCAGAAATGGAAGCACGACGAGCAGCCGTGCCTAAGAAACAGTCTGGACGGCAGATCCTCACCGGGCCGCAGGTGGCGGAACACATGTCTGCGGAATTGAGGAGTATTCCTCAATCCGCAACCCTACGCGAAGCAGGTCAATTGATGCAGAAATGGAAAACCGGTTCCTTATTGGTGACCAACAGCCGGACTTACGTTGGGTTCATTACGGATTCTGCTCTCGCTCGGGATGTCGTCGCCAATGGCCTTGACCCAACCAAGACTTCGGTGCAGACATGCGCGAGGACGCCAATCGTTGCCATTCGCGGCGATCGCCCTCTGATTGAAGCAGTGCGGTTGATGAAAGAACAGGCTACAAGACATCTGGCAGTAGCGCAAGACGGGGAGATTATCGGGGTCATCTCCGTTTCGAATATTCTGCGGTATTACTCTGGCGTCGTGTAA